A part of Oncorhynchus kisutch isolate 150728-3 linkage group LG2, Okis_V2, whole genome shotgun sequence genomic DNA contains:
- the LOC109909184 gene encoding uncharacterized protein LOC109909184 isoform X2, with amino-acid sequence MKSQQHTSRYLLLHVWCGFLTVAMGIMVAVLTTVQISSPDKSNLPESKEENQHPPNGSFLAQLNSSKAPRPSYIQLTMGTLSWENDHDAPVCGSCSLVLRDNSVYIRSEGFYYFYVQVTFTRHTGGEEKRKVTLFKNGIQHKTQQRRLSEAVYHGEKECTVFMSRMVKLQQGNSLSLEITSKNNSFRYGGENTYWGAYQLPPY; translated from the exons ATGAAGAGTCAACAGCACACCTCCAGATATCTGCTGCTCCATGTGTGGTGCGGGTTTCTCACAGTCGCAATGGGGATTATGGTCGCAGTTCTCACAACAGTGCAAATAAGCTCACCTGACAAG AGTAATTTACCCGAATCAAAGGAGGAAAACCAGCACCCTCCAA ACGGCAGTTTTCTGGCTCAATTGAATTCATCAAAGG CTCCCCGTCCCTCCTATATCCAGCTGACCATGG GAACATTATCTTGGGAGAATGACCATGATGCCCCCGTCTGTGGCTCTTGCTCCCTCGTCCTCCGCGACAACTCTGTCTACATCAGATCTGAAGGCTTCTACTACTTCTATGTCCAGGTCACCTTCACTAGGCACAccgggggagaggagaagaggaaggtgACTCTGTTCAAAAATGGCATTCAACATAAGACCCAGCAAAGGAGACTGAGTGAAGCCGTGTATCACGGAGAGAAAGAGTGCACTGTATTCATGTCCAGGATGGTTAAGCTCCAACAAGGTAACAGTCTCAGCCTTGAGATAACATCCAAGAATAATAGTTTTAGGTATGGGGGAGAGAATACCTATTGGGGGGCATATCAGCTCCCCCCATATTGA
- the LOC109909184 gene encoding uncharacterized protein LOC109909184 isoform X1 — MKSQQHTSRYLLLHVWCGFLTVAMGIMVAVLTTVQISSPDKSNLPESKEENQHPPNGSFLAQLNSSKAPRPSYIQLTMEGTLSWENDHDAPVCGSCSLVLRDNSVYIRSEGFYYFYVQVTFTRHTGGEEKRKVTLFKNGIQHKTQQRRLSEAVYHGEKECTVFMSRMVKLQQGNSLSLEITSKNNSFRYGGENTYWGAYQLPPY, encoded by the exons ATGAAGAGTCAACAGCACACCTCCAGATATCTGCTGCTCCATGTGTGGTGCGGGTTTCTCACAGTCGCAATGGGGATTATGGTCGCAGTTCTCACAACAGTGCAAATAAGCTCACCTGACAAG AGTAATTTACCCGAATCAAAGGAGGAAAACCAGCACCCTCCAA ACGGCAGTTTTCTGGCTCAATTGAATTCATCAAAGG CTCCCCGTCCCTCCTATATCCAGCTGACCATGG AAGGAACATTATCTTGGGAGAATGACCATGATGCCCCCGTCTGTGGCTCTTGCTCCCTCGTCCTCCGCGACAACTCTGTCTACATCAGATCTGAAGGCTTCTACTACTTCTATGTCCAGGTCACCTTCACTAGGCACAccgggggagaggagaagaggaaggtgACTCTGTTCAAAAATGGCATTCAACATAAGACCCAGCAAAGGAGACTGAGTGAAGCCGTGTATCACGGAGAGAAAGAGTGCACTGTATTCATGTCCAGGATGGTTAAGCTCCAACAAGGTAACAGTCTCAGCCTTGAGATAACATCCAAGAATAATAGTTTTAGGTATGGGGGAGAGAATACCTATTGGGGGGCATATCAGCTCCCCCCATATTGA